A genomic region of Eucalyptus grandis isolate ANBG69807.140 chromosome 5, ASM1654582v1, whole genome shotgun sequence contains the following coding sequences:
- the LOC120294074 gene encoding probable F-box protein At4g22030, with the protein MAAFQASSLLVSSSSSSSSGCSSKRTITASIQFLKPSKLRLVGDPSTVITKKLLEDLSNRNGYAFTETLQMDVNRTDRRLELRLSPTSSIEMTKKLYAILEAVKDRVEMHDNIGAQRDNWNKLLLKSVNMMTLTATTMAAMAAATPAPSLRVCSALLFTAATGMSLIMSKIQPSQLAEEQRNASRLFKQLRSQIESMLALQSPTEADVKEMTEKVLALDRAYPLPLLGAMLEKFPAKFEPAAWWPRVSNNSDQSREGKTFANSERNGWSRDLEVEMRAIVQVLKNKDKQDYLRLGNLALKLNKMLAVSPPLLTSIAAAGSAFGGSAATTVAAIAGAMAAIINSFEHGSQVGMVVEMYRNCAGFFDLMEETMEATLEERDYSKRENGEMFEMKVAMKLGRSLSELRDLARKSMASCIEGTEVDEFGSKLF; encoded by the coding sequence ATGGCCGCATTCCAAGCTTCCTCTCTcttagtttcttcttcttcctcctcctcatcggGTTGTTCTTCGAAGCGAACGATCACTGCTTCAATCCAATTCCTGAAGCCCTCAAAACTCAGGCTCGTAGGTGATCCAAGTACCGTGATCACGAAGAAGCTACTCGAGGATTTGAGCAACAGGAATGGTTATGCCTTCACAGAGACactccaaatggatgtcaaccGGACAGACAGGCGTTTGGAGCTGCGCCTATCGCCTACTTCTTCTATTGAAATGACGAAGAAGCTCTATGCGATCCTGGAGGCTGTCAAAGATAGAGTGGAGATGCACGATAACATTGGCGCACAGCGAGACAACTGGAATAAGCTCCTGTTGAAATCAGTCAACATGATGACTCTCACTGCCACCACCATGGCTGCGATGGCTGCAGCTACGCCGGCTCCATCGCTGAGAGTATGCTCCGCTCTCTTGTTTACAGCGGCCACTGGTATGTCGCTCATCATGAGCAAAATCCAGCCCTCACAGCTGGCTGAAGAGCAACGCAATGCCTCGAGGTTGTTCAAGCAGCTCCGGAGTCAGATCGAGTCAATGCTCGCGCTCCAATCTCCGACTGAAGCAGACGTGAAGGAGATGACGGAAAAGGTGCTGGCCCTTGATAGGGCTTATCCACTGCCTTTGCTTGGAGCGATGCTTGAGAAGTTCCCCGCAAAATTTGAGCCCGCCGCATGGTGGCCTAGGGTTTCCAACAACAGCGACCAATCCCGAGAGGGGAAAACTTTCGCAAACAGTGAGCGAAATGGATGGAGCAGGGACCTAGAAGTGGAGATGAGAGCCATCGTCCAAGTCCTCAAGAACAAAGATAAGCAAGACTACTTGAGGCTCGGGAATCTGGCGCTAAAATTGAATAAGATGTTGGCGGTTTCCCCTCCTTTGCTAACCAGCATCGCTGCGGCTGGCTCAGCCTTTGGTGGCTCGGCGGCCACCACTGTGGCAGCCATCGCCGGTGCAATGGCAGCGATCATCAACAGCTTCGAGCATGGAAGCCAGGTTGGTATGGTCGTGGAGATGTACAGAAACTGCGCAGGGTTCTTCGATCTCATGGAAGAGACGATGGAAGCAACCCTTGAAGAGCGAGACTATagcaagagagagaatggagagaTGTTCGAGATGAAGGTGGCGATGAAGCTGGGGCGGAGCTTGTCGGAACTCCGAGATTTAGCAAGAAAATCAATGGCTTCTTGTATAGAAGGGACCGAGGTGGATGAGTTTGGAAGCAAGCTTTTCTGA
- the LOC104447575 gene encoding probable F-box protein At4g22030, with translation MAALQASSLLIPSSSSGSPSKRRVSASIHVPKLPKLRLSDASSAMTRKLVEEFSNRNGYTITEPLQMEVVEKVSPSEQRRSPSRSPTSSVETTTKLYAILEAVEDRVEMHDNIGKQRDNWNKLLLNSVNMMTLTATTTAAMAVAVPAPSLKACSALLFTAATGMSLVMSKIQPSQLAEEQRNASRLFKQLQSEIKSMLVQQSPTESDVKETMEKVLALDRAFPLALLGKMIEKFLRNLSPLCGGQWFPATTANPKGTKPSRTLSETDGARSWQWR, from the coding sequence ATGGCCGCTTTGCAAGCTTCCTCACTCTTgatcccttcttcctcttcgggTTCTCCTTCGAAGAGAAGGGTCTCCGCTTCGATCCATGTCCCGAAGCTCCCTAAACTCCGCCTCTCTGATGCGAGCTCGGCGATGACGCGGAAGCTGGTGGAGGAGTTCAGCAACAGGAACGGTTACACCATCACGGAGCCCTTGCAAATGGAGGTCGTGGAGAAAGTTAGTCCTTCTGAGCAGCGCCGTTCGCCTAGCCGATCGCCTACTTCTTCTGTCGAAACAACCACGAAGCTCTATGCGATCCTGGAGGCTGTTGAAGATAGAGTGGAGATGCACGATAACATCGGCAAGCAGCGGGACAACTGGAACAAGCTCCTATTGAACTCGGTCAACATGATGACCCTCACTGCCACCACCACGGCGGCCATGGCTGTGGCTGTGCCGGCTCCATCACTGAAAGCATGCTCTGCTCTCTTATTTACTGCCGCCACCGGGATGTCGCTCGTGATGAGCAAAATCCAGCCCTCGCAGCTGGCTGAAGAGCAACGCAATGCCTCGAGGTTGTTCAAGCAGCTTCAGAGCGAGATAAAGTCGATGCTCGTGCAGCAATCTCCGACTGAGTCAGACGTTAAGGAGACGATGGAGAAGGTGCTGGCGCTTGATAGAGCTTTTCCGCTGGCTCTGCTTGGAAAGATGATCGAGAAGTTCCTGCGAAATTTGAGCCCGCTGTGTGGTGGCCAATGGTTTCCGGCCACCACCGCCAATCCCAAGGGCACAAAACCTTCACGAACACTGAGCGAAACGGATGGAGCGAGGAGCTGGCAGTGGAGATGA
- the LOC120294075 gene encoding probable F-box protein At4g22030, with amino-acid sequence MRAIVQVLKSKDKKDYLRLGNLALKLNKTLAVLGPLLTGIAAATSTYGGSTATTVAAIAGAMAAIINGFEHGAQVGMVVEMYRNNAGFFKLMEETIEATLEERDYDKREKAEMFELKVAMKLGRSLSQLRDLARKSMASCLQGTEVDEFGSKLF; translated from the coding sequence ATGAGAGCAATCGTCCAAGTCCTCAAGAGCAAAGACAAGAAAGACTACTTGAGGCTCGGAAATTTAGCTCTAAAATTGAATAAGACGTTGGCGGTTTTGGGTCCCCTACTCACTGGGATCGCCGCAGCCACCTCGACCTATGGTGGCTCGACAGCCACAACAGTGGCAGCCATTGCTGGTGCCATGGCGGCAATCATCAATGGCTTCGAGCATGGAGCACAAGTCGGCATGGTCGTTGAGATGTACAGAAACAACGCGGGGTTCTTCAAGCTCATGGAAGAGACGATCGAAGCGACGCTCGAGGAGAGAGACTACGATAAGCGAGAGAAGGCAGAGATGTTCGAGTTGAAGGTGGCGATGAAGCTGGGGCGGAGCTTGTCGCAGCTTCGAGACCTGGCAAGAAAATCAATGGCTTCTTGTCTACAAGGAACTGAGGTGGACGAGTTCGGAAGCAAGCTTTTCTGA
- the LOC104447578 gene encoding probable F-box protein At4g22030: MAELRWWLAVRNKGYPSELRRGSEVTRPAAKERRQQMVLFGRGAGVGCCRGASGTGLRRSSAGYWAKWTAVVVGIAICSSEECGVVVRVLAAVEFRRQMLVELSGGASGGSWTGGDVGAQERRQQSWQRGRNGQQGQKLTRKMNSCSSKRTTTTSIQLTKPSKLSLVNDASAVITKKLVEELSTRNGYPFAEPLQMDVSRKDRVLEPRLSPTSSVEMTKKLYAILEAVEDRVEMHNNIGEQRDNWNKLLLNSVNMMTFTATTTAAMAAAAPAPSLRVCSALLFTAATGMSLVMSKIQPSQLAEEQRNASRLFKQLCSEIKSMLVLRSPKETDVKETMEKVLALDRAYPLPLLGGMLEKFPAKFEPTAWWPRVSNNSCRSQGRKTFVNSERNGWSEDLEVEMRAIAQVLKSKDKQDYLRLGNLVLKLNKMLAISAPFLTSIAAAGSALGGSTATMVAAIAGAMAAIVNSFEHGGQVGMVVEMYRNCSGFFELMEEMIEATLEERDYSKRENGQMFEMKLAMKLGRSLSELRDLARKSMASCIEGTEVDEFGSKLF; this comes from the exons ATGGCTGAACTGCGATGGTGGCTCGCTGTTCGGAACAAGGGCTatccgtcggagctccggcgaggttcggaaGTCACCAGACCTGCAGCAAAAGAGAGGAGGCAGCAAATGGTCCTGTTCGGGCGTGGAGCCGGCGTCGGTTGCTGCAGAG GGGCGTCGGGCACCGGACTGAGGCGGAGTAGCGCGGGCTACTGGGCGAAGTGGACGGCGGTGGTCGTCGGGATCGCGATTTGCAGCAGCGAGGAGTGTGGGGTCGTCGTGAGGGTGCTCGCGGCTGTGGAGTTCCGGCGGCAGATGCTGGTGGAGTTGAGCGGCGGTGCGAGCGGAGGATCTTGGACCGGCGGCGATGTGGGGGCGCAGGAGCGGCGGCAGCAGTCTTGGCAGCGGGGAAGAAATGGGCAGCAGGGACAGAAACttacgaggaagatgaaca gtTGTTCTTCAAAGCGAACGACCACCACTTCGATCCAACTCACAAAGCCCTCGAAACTCAGCCTTGTGAATGATGCAAGCGCTGTGATCACGAAGAAGCTAGTCGAGGAATTGAGCACCAGGAATGGTTACCCCTTCGCGGAGCCACTACAAATGGACGTCAGCCGGAAAGATCGGGTTTTGGAGCCGCGCCTATCGCCTACTTCTTCGGTTGAAATGACGAAGAAGCTCTATGCAATCTTGGAGGCTGTCGAAGATAGAGTGGAGATGCACAATAACATCGGGGAGCAGCGAGACAACTGGAATAAGCTCCTGTTGAACTCAGTCAACATGATGACTTTCACTGCCACCACCACGGCTGCGATGGCTGCAGCTGCGCCGGCTCCGTCGCTGAGAGTATGCTCCGCTCTCTTGTTTACAGCGGCCACTGGCATGTCCCTCGTGATGAGCAAAATCCAGCCCTCACAGCTGGCTGAAGAGCAACGCAATGCCTCGAGGTTGTTCAAGCAGCTCTGCAGCGAGATCAAGTCAATGCTTGTGCTCCGATCTCCAAAAGAAACAGACGTGAAGGAGACGATGGAAAAGGTGCTGGCCCTTGATAGGGCTTATCCGCTGCCTCTGCTCGGAGGGATGCTCGAGAAGTTCCCTGCGAAATTTGAGCCCACTGCGTGGTGGCCTAGGGTTTCCAACAACAGCTGCCGATCCCAAGGGCGGAAAACTTTTGTAAACAGTGAGCGAAATGGATGGAGCGAGGACCTAGAAGTGGAGATGAGGGCGATCGCCCAAGTGCTCAAGAGCAAAGACAAGCAAGACTACCTGAGGCTTGGGAATCTGGTGCTTAAATTGAATAAGATGTTAGCGATTTCAGCTCCTTTTCTAACCAGCATTGCTGCGGCTGGCTCGGCCCTTGGTGGCTCGACGGCCACAATGGTGGCGGCCATCGCAGGGGCAATGGCTGCGATCGTTAACAGCTTCGAGCACGGAGGCCAAGTCGGTATGGTCGTGGAGATGTACAGAAACTGTTCAGGGTTCTTCGAGCTTATGGAAGAGATGATCGAAGCGACACTTGAAGAGCGAGACTACAGCAAGAGAGAGAACGGACAGATGTTCGAGATGAAGTTGGCGATGAAGCTGGGGCGGAGCTTGTCGGAGCTCCGAGACTTGGCAAGAAAGTCAATGGCTTCTTGTATAGAAGGGACTGAAGTAGATGAGTTTGGGAGCAAGCTTTTTTGA
- the LOC104447577 gene encoding probable F-box protein At4g22030 → MAALQASSLLIPSSSSGCSGCPSKRRVSASIHVPKLPQLRLSNASSAMTRKLVEEFSNRNGYTITEPLQMEVVEKVSPSEARRSPGRSPTSSIETTTKLYAILEAVEDRVEMHDNIGKQRDNWNKLLLNSVNTMTLTAAATAAMAAAVPAPSLRACSAFLFTAATGMSLVMSKIQPSQLAEEQRNASRLFKQLQSEIKSMLVQQSPIESDVKETMEKVLALDRAFPLALLGKMIEKFPAKFEPAVWWPMVSGNRRQSQGHKTFTNTERNGWSEELEVEMRAIVQVLKSKDKKDYLRLGNLALKLNKMLAVLGPLLTGIATACSAFGGSTATMVAAIAGAMAAIVNSFEHGAQVGMVVDMYRNNAGFFKLMEETIEATLEERDYDKREKAEMFELKVAMKLGRSLSQLRDLARKSMASCLQGTEVDEFGSKLF, encoded by the coding sequence ATGGCCGCTTTGCAAGCTTCCTCACTCTTgatcccttcttcctcttcgggTTGTTCGGGTTGTCCTTCGAAGAGAAGGGTCTCCGCTTCGATCCATGTCCCGAAGCTCCCTCAACTCCGCCTCTCCAATGCGAGCTCGGCGATGACGCGGAAGCTGGTGGAGGAGTTCAGCAACAGGAACGGTTACACCATCACGGAGCCCTTGCAAATGGAGGTCGTGGAGAAAGTTAGTCCTTCTGAGGCGCGCCGTTCACCTGGCCGATCGCCTACTTCTTCTATCGAAACAACCACGAAGCTCTATGCGATTCTGGAGGCTGTTGAAGATAGAGTGGAGATGCACGATAACATCGGCAAGCAGCGGGACAACTGGAACAAGCTCCTATTGAACTCAGTCAACACGATGACCCTCACTGCCGCCGCCACAGCAGCGATGGCTGCGGCTGTGCCGGCTCCATCACTGAGAGCATGCTCTGCTTTCTTATTTACAGCCGCCACCGGGATGTCACTCGTGATGAGCAAAATCCAGCCCTCACAGCTGGCTGAAGAGCAACGCAATGCCTCAAGGTTGTTCAAGCAGCTTCAGAGCGAGATAAAGTCGATGCTCGTGCAGCAATCTCCGATTGAGTCAGACGTTAAGGAGACGATGGAGAAGGTGCTGGCGCTTGATAGAGCTTTTCCGCTGGCTCTGCTTGGGAAGATGATCGAGAAGTTCCCTGCGAAATTTGAGCCCGCTGTGTGGTGGCCAATGGTTTCCGGCAACCGCCGCCAATCCCAAGGGCACAAAACCTTCACGAACACCGAGCGAAACGGATGGAGCGAGGAGCTGGAAGTGGAGATGAGAGCAATCGTCCAAGTCCTAAAGAGCAAAGACAAGAAAGACTACTTGAGGCTAGGAAATTTAGCTCTAAAATTGAATAAGATGTTGGCAGTTTTGGGTCCTCTACTCACCGGCATCGCCACAGCCTGCTCAGCCTTCGGTGGCTCAACAGCCACAATGGTGGCAGCCATCGCCGGTGCAATGGCGGCTATTGTCAACAGCTTCGAGCATGGAGCACAAGTCGGCATGGTCGTTGACATGTACAGAAACAACGCGGGGTTCTTCAAGCTCATGGAAGAGACGATCGAAGCGACGCTCGAGGAGAGAGACTACGATAAGCGAGAGAAGGCAGAGATGTTCGAGTTGAAGGTGGCGATGAAGCTGGGGCGGAGCTTGTCGCAGCTTCGAGACCTGGCAAGAAAATCAATGGCTTCTTGTCTACAAGGGACTGAGGTGGACGAGTTCGGAAGCAAGCTTTTCTGA